A window of the Pseudomonas gozinkensis genome harbors these coding sequences:
- a CDS encoding glycosyltransferase family 2 protein: MSAIDSTSKQLPAFSLVLVNYKTPEITRMCLEFLQQYVKEHQIPVWVVDNDSADESLIYLRSLDWINLIERPSPGKEAGHIAHGKALDLALAKVETDYLFLLHTDTFVFDSTVFSMMMNECMQSLDTAAVGCVEQLDRGVLRDTWRLSSRYFKHYFRRAKQHLGLPSRDPKPYRETHLKSFCTLWNARLIKAHGLHFSMDDRVPGYTLQDRLSNLGYGIKCLSPRTIFRYLDHIQAGTVAAIGGYGTQHRRTTMYQGTLKRLQLQQGMRPAK; this comes from the coding sequence ATGAGTGCGATCGATTCCACCTCTAAACAACTGCCCGCCTTCAGTCTTGTATTGGTCAATTACAAGACGCCGGAAATAACCCGGATGTGCCTGGAGTTTCTCCAGCAGTACGTCAAGGAGCATCAAATTCCGGTGTGGGTGGTGGACAACGATTCCGCCGATGAAAGCCTGATCTACTTGCGGTCTCTGGACTGGATCAACTTGATCGAGCGCCCCTCACCCGGCAAGGAAGCGGGACATATTGCTCATGGCAAGGCACTTGATCTGGCACTTGCGAAAGTTGAAACCGATTACCTGTTTTTGCTGCACACCGACACTTTCGTTTTTGACAGCACTGTCTTTTCGATGATGATGAATGAGTGCATGCAATCTTTGGATACAGCAGCGGTAGGTTGCGTCGAGCAATTAGATCGCGGCGTCCTTAGAGACACCTGGCGCTTGTCTTCGCGTTACTTCAAACACTATTTCCGCCGGGCAAAACAGCACTTGGGGTTGCCGTCCAGAGATCCGAAACCCTACCGGGAAACTCACCTGAAAAGCTTCTGTACCTTGTGGAATGCACGGTTGATCAAGGCTCACGGACTGCATTTTTCGATGGACGACCGGGTCCCGGGATACACGCTGCAGGATCGTTTAAGCAACCTTGGCTACGGCATCAAATGCCTCTCGCCGCGGACGATCTTCCGTTACCTGGATCACATCCAGGCCGGCACCGTGGCCGCGATCGGTGGATACGGCACACAACACCGCCGCACCACCATGTATCAGGGAACGCTCAAGCGCCTTCAGTTACAACAAGGCATGCGACCTGCAAAATAG
- a CDS encoding VanW family protein, with translation MKPLSLYHPALYWLRVRQKRLFRHIAWHCSSKRYAQPATTSERLPYRYLKHTSKLIRKLGDSDLALQHNKVINLKLAVAAIDGVTIAPGEYFSFCRFVGRPTRQRGYVEGMELSFGEARTGIGGGICQLSNLIHWMAIHSPLIVIERANHSFDPFPDDGRVLPFGSGAAIFYNYIDLVLHNPTDRSFQLKLKVGETQLEGELLCDRERAYRYHVFEVGHRFVREGERVYRENEIWREVREKGQMGALVERERLYGNRVMVKYEVGEQVIERQQ, from the coding sequence ATGAAACCACTTTCCCTCTACCACCCGGCCCTTTACTGGCTGCGCGTGCGGCAAAAAAGACTGTTCCGCCACATCGCCTGGCACTGCTCGAGCAAACGCTACGCGCAGCCTGCCACGACCTCAGAGCGCTTGCCTTACCGCTACCTCAAACACACCTCAAAACTGATCCGCAAACTCGGCGACTCCGACCTTGCGCTGCAACACAACAAAGTCATCAACCTCAAACTTGCCGTCGCTGCCATCGACGGCGTCACCATCGCCCCCGGCGAATATTTCTCCTTCTGCCGCTTCGTCGGCCGCCCGACTCGCCAACGCGGCTACGTCGAAGGCATGGAACTCTCCTTCGGCGAAGCCCGCACCGGCATCGGCGGCGGCATCTGCCAACTCAGCAACCTCATCCACTGGATGGCCATTCACTCACCCCTGATCGTCATCGAACGCGCCAACCACAGCTTCGACCCCTTCCCGGACGACGGCCGCGTCCTGCCATTCGGCTCCGGCGCGGCGATCTTCTACAACTACATCGACCTGGTACTGCACAACCCGACGGATCGCAGCTTTCAGCTGAAGTTGAAGGTGGGGGAGACGCAGTTGGAGGGGGAGTTGTTGTGTGATCGGGAGCGGGCTTATCGGTATCACGTGTTCGAGGTGGGGCATCGGTTTGTGCGGGAGGGGGAGCGGGTGTACCGGGAGAATGAGATTTGGCGGGAGGTGAGGGAGAAGGGGCAGATGGGGGCGTTGGTGGAGAGGGAGCGGTTGTATGGGAATCGGGTGATGGTTAAGTATGAGGTGGGGGAACAAGTCATCGAAAGGCAGCAGTAG
- a CDS encoding HEAT repeat domain-containing protein produces MDSKVFDEYNYWLGQSEDSNWNEYITEQVAKGVLGKFSAEDWNRLNDTILSREEYWQERSAAALGENRSTQAIEILKKLLDSPFTEVLIVSASELDWSEVPIENKYAKKIQAIINSLNHEELESYPELENLLKKASSAQL; encoded by the coding sequence ATGGATAGCAAGGTTTTCGATGAATACAACTACTGGCTGGGACAAAGCGAGGATTCTAACTGGAATGAATACATTACAGAACAGGTAGCCAAAGGAGTTCTAGGAAAGTTCAGTGCTGAAGACTGGAATCGGCTTAATGACACGATCCTATCAAGGGAAGAGTATTGGCAGGAGCGAAGTGCTGCGGCACTTGGAGAGAATCGCTCAACTCAGGCAATTGAAATCCTAAAGAAACTTTTGGACTCTCCATTTACCGAAGTACTAATAGTCTCTGCCTCAGAACTGGATTGGAGTGAAGTCCCAATCGAGAATAAATACGCAAAAAAAATACAAGCTATTATTAACTCCCTAAACCACGAAGAACTTGAATCCTATCCCGAACTTGAAAACCTTCTAAAAAAAGCCAGCAGCGCGCAACTTTAA